The genomic interval TAATTGAAAATTGCCATAATAACCcagatttaaacaaaaaataagtttGTATCTTGGGTAACATGAAAAAACTTCCATCTAACATCACAATAAATTCTAGATGACTTTACTAGTATATGAATTAATATACTAgatgtatttatttcttctatcCCAActgcaaatatattaaataattatttcttcgATAGTTTCTCTTTCCCTTGGTGGTGGCATTTAAAACTGAGCAACAGTATTTAGCACTCAgtcatttataaaaaatttttaaagttttaggaAAATAGCAACAGTTTCCATATACCATTTGAAGGGGTAAAGTTTCCTTTTGGAAATATTGCTGAATGGAACATTGTTTCTTGTCTAAATCACTCCTTTCAGGTCTCACCACAGACAGATAATTTCCAAATCTTATGTAGGCCCAGACTCTTTTGGCAAAACTCCTGAGCTACCTACCAGCACACAGCAGAgctattttcactgtttctttttgCAGTGAGGATCTTGCCTCTCTCCTATGTTCCCAGGTGGGTATATGAAAGATAAATTTCCAAAGCCAAAAAATGTCTTGGCATTGTTTAACTACTATTTCCCACTCAGCCTCCCAACCCCACCCTCCCAGCCCTCCTGCAATTTATCACATccaaataaaacagtaaaaataaaagtcaattcTTAAAAATTCTCTCTCTTACCAAGAAGTTTGAACACAGCCTATATCCTCCCCTAATGAGCCTCAGTTTGAAAAGATCCCGATTGAGGGGCTGAAGAACAAAATAGGTAACAGTTTTTAAGCAGGAGGTAAGGAATCGTATCACCGAGGGGAGTAATTTATCTGGACATTATATGCTCTCTGCTGAGGACTGATTTACACGCAGGTCAAAGGAAGTTTGCTTTCTGTGGCCCCCGAAGCATAAATAATGTTTGTGATCATGAGGAGTTTTCCCCACAGAAAGTAGGGGCAGATGCTGTGGTGTCATCCTGGGGACTTTGACGATTTTAGCTGAGCTTTCCTATGCTGGGCCCAGGCTCCCGACAGGCTCTTCACCTTCGTCCCCTTGGCTGGCGGATGATGAAATGGATGCTTCagaattcattttataaacaggACGTAGAAGGCCATCACAACGCAGGCGATTGCCACAGCAGCATGCAGCCTGGTTCCAATGACAGCAGCTAGCAGGAAAtagtaaaaagagaaaaggaatcaCACCTTGCCCTTTATATAAGTCCTCGCTTTCAAGGTGCTATTTTGAAATCTTTAGTCACAGATGAATCAACCCATCCAGGAATGTATTTAACTACTactcaggacttccttggtggtccagtggttaagaatctgccttgcaatgcaggggacttgggttcgatccctggtggaggaattaaaatcccacatgctgtggggcaattaAACCCATGCAccgaaactactgagcccgtgtgccacaactctCATTACATAACTAAAAATCGACTCAGCAAATTAATAGAACTGGAGAGTCTCTGAGCTGCAACTCACATGACACAACCAGGACTTGACTCAgcaaattaataagtaaataaaaatattttttttaaaaaaataagtactaCCCTTAAGGCCTAGGttttatatgaatatatcatTAGTTTAAATTTTGCCCtattttgaaaaaagatttaGGTAAATAAGATTCCAGATGAAGCTgcccaaaataaaaagtaaaaaagcatCTGAGTTAATAAAatcaatgctttaaaaaaattctccaatATATTCTTCCAGAAattcgggggaaaaaaaaaaaaaaactttttactgGGAAAATATTACTCCCAACAATTCCAGTCTAGTCTAAAATTGTTTAAATTATACACTTTCATGCCACGGAGAATACTAAAATTACTTTGTAGCTAAAACAAACAATTACATAAAAGTTGAACCAAATACAATCCCAGCCTGTCCCACCTTCACTTTGCAGCACCTCACTGTCCAGAGATGGCAACCTCCTCTCCCTGAACAGATATGATCTTACCTTTGTAAAACACACCCCAAACTCCCTTCTTTTCTGAGAGCAGCCAGGTTTTGAGACGAGGTACTTTCTTGAAGTAGGCACAGGTGCAAACAAACAGCAAACCAAACACCAGAATCCCATCCAAAGAATACACTgttacagaaagagaagaaagccgTGGGTGCTAATCCAGCTTGGGACAAGCAATGCCACTGGAGAACACAACGTGACATAATACCAAGGTGGTGACCTCAGCTGCAGTGCCAGCTCTGACAAGAGGGAGCCAAGGTCCTGGGACTAACAAGGTTACCTTTTTGTCCCCTCAAATCATGGAGACATGCCCCTTACAAAGATCTCActgccttcttccctctcctttcaAGAACTGCAAGTTCTGAGAAGAGTGTGCCAGTTAATGTGGAATCAGCCTGCCAGGAATGGCCAGTGTGGGCAACATGTTGAGAGAAGTATAAGAATCCTTGGTGCCTgagctgagagactgaaatgtGCTCTTACTAGAAATCACTCATGTGATAAAGAAGTGCTAGATATTTAGCCAAGTCTTTCAGAGCTTCATCTGTGGGTAGAGAATATGATAAAGCAAAAGCTTAATGGAAACTGCAAGAGTTAGAAATCATATGACTacaattttcatgtattttatcttATACTTCATGCATCATACCCTACTTACTTACTAAATTTCGGCCAGAGCAACAGATTCTTGAGAAcaactaagcaaaaaaaaaaaaaaaaaaaaaaatctgaggctTCATCGTGGTGGAACAAGTGTGAGAAAAAAGCTTTGAACACATACTTCTAGTTCTTACATATGTAACCTGAGCTATGTCTGGTAAGCACAATGAATCatctaagtggaaaaaaaaaacaatcagacCACAAAAGGGGGAAGGGTGactaaaatttattcattaattacTATGTGTTCAATTGCTTCCTTATTTCTCAGTTCAGATGACTTTTTCCTCTAAGTGATGACCCTTCCTGTACTGTGTCTAGTAACCTTAGACCTCTGACTGCCCAGAAAACTTCAAAAGAATATTTGACACAACCAGCATCTCCCAGTTCTGGACCACTctatcttcctctctccctccagtAAAACTATCTCACAGCTAGATGTCACACAGCAACGGTCCAGTAAATTAATACATATACCAAGTTTTTAGGATGAACAATACCTTTACCTGCTAATCATCTCCTCCTGTAAGTTTTTGCAAAGCCAAAAGTCACGAGGTGAATTGAATGTTCAGTATCAGGCTTACGGAAAAGGTACTTTTTGAGAAATACTCTCCTATGCCCCTCTAATCATACTGTCTAAGAGGCCTTGTCATCTTTTTTCCAGTAAGATGGACCCTAAAGAACACAAAGGCCTCGTTTCCTGTCCTTCGCTGGAATG from Budorcas taxicolor isolate Tak-1 chromosome 3, Takin1.1, whole genome shotgun sequence carries:
- the TMEM167B gene encoding protein kish-B, with the protein product MTNVYSLDGILVFGLLFVCTCAYFKKVPRLKTWLLSEKKGVWGVFYKAAVIGTRLHAAVAIACVVMAFYVLFIK